The following coding sequences are from one uncultured Desulfobacter sp. window:
- a CDS encoding class I SAM-dependent methyltransferase: MKTKDTAAIEFSLNWDSGEAQHTDTTYIASIDFWRDFFPQKLEQPLKQMQAGEDCRVDFSAGELVPAFSAGKIVKFQQHGFDSSRSPFPVPAEVGRFYPSGYAHSALNCFPQNVTPFRIIAMENEMITADSNHPLAQYPIGVHARMLSRKIAGAERGGTCQDISEVITNDGPGMQHLCQKAYNTSLGQSPLPRENNQPDRDFYSSARMVPHLDSCARDHIRERYGRLLQPGSRILDLMSSWDSHLPDTLTDCRVTGLGMNSEELDANGKLDTRLVQDLNETPRLPMDDNSFDAVICTASIEYLTRPVAVLQEVRRVLSPNGLFIISFSDRWFPGKQISVWGQLHPFERLGLVLKMCMQAQLSKLHTQTIRGYPRPWDDPHIRERYTSDPVFVVWGNV; the protein is encoded by the coding sequence ATGAAAACTAAAGATACCGCCGCCATCGAGTTTTCCCTGAACTGGGACAGTGGTGAGGCACAGCATACAGATACCACTTATATAGCATCCATCGATTTCTGGCGGGATTTTTTCCCGCAAAAACTTGAACAACCCCTTAAACAAATGCAGGCCGGGGAGGATTGCCGGGTAGATTTTTCTGCCGGCGAACTGGTGCCTGCTTTTTCTGCCGGCAAGATCGTTAAGTTTCAGCAACATGGGTTTGACAGCTCCCGGTCACCCTTTCCGGTGCCGGCGGAAGTGGGGCGGTTTTATCCAAGCGGTTATGCCCATAGCGCCTTGAACTGTTTTCCACAAAACGTCACACCGTTTCGCATTATTGCCATGGAAAATGAAATGATTACGGCAGACAGCAACCACCCCCTGGCACAATACCCCATCGGCGTTCATGCCCGGATGCTGTCACGAAAAATTGCAGGTGCCGAGCGGGGCGGCACCTGTCAGGATATTTCCGAGGTCATTACCAATGACGGCCCGGGTATGCAGCACCTCTGCCAAAAGGCATATAACACCAGCCTTGGCCAGTCGCCCTTGCCCCGGGAAAACAATCAGCCTGACCGGGATTTTTACAGCAGCGCGAGGATGGTCCCACACTTGGACAGCTGTGCCCGTGACCATATTCGAGAACGCTACGGCAGGCTCTTGCAGCCCGGCAGCCGGATACTGGATCTGATGTCAAGCTGGGATTCACATTTGCCGGATACCCTTACAGACTGCCGGGTTACAGGACTTGGCATGAATTCGGAGGAGCTGGATGCAAACGGCAAGCTTGACACCCGGCTGGTGCAGGATCTCAACGAGACACCCAGACTGCCCATGGATGACAACAGTTTTGATGCCGTGATCTGCACCGCTTCCATCGAGTATCTCACACGTCCGGTGGCGGTATTGCAGGAGGTGAGGCGGGTGTTATCCCCGAATGGGCTTTTTATCATATCCTTTTCCGACCGCTGGTTTCCCGGTAAACAGATTTCCGTGTGGGGGCAGCTGCATCCGTTTGAACGGTTGGGTCTGGTTTTGAAAATGTGCATGCAGGCGCAACTGAGCAAACTGCATACACAAACCATCCGGGGATACCCCAGACCCTGGGATGATCCGCATATTCGTGAGCGGTACACCTCAGATCCCGTGTTTGTTGTGTGGGGCAATGTCTGA